The proteins below are encoded in one region of Clostridia bacterium:
- a CDS encoding NADH-quinone oxidoreductase subunit M — IAGLASLGLPGLQNFVAEFLIFTGSFTKEQVLFGVIPFKLVSVLAIFGIVITAIYLLRVIQFTFFGPRNPRWDKLEDARGVELIPIVILGGVLIFFGFFPSLMTDVIQVGIAPLVEKVSLAAQAAAAGGIF, encoded by the coding sequence GATTGCGGGACTAGCCTCCTTAGGCCTGCCGGGCCTACAGAACTTTGTAGCTGAGTTCCTCATTTTTACTGGATCTTTTACCAAGGAACAAGTATTGTTTGGCGTAATTCCGTTTAAGCTGGTATCGGTTTTGGCGATTTTTGGCATTGTGATTACCGCCATCTATCTCTTACGGGTAATTCAGTTTACTTTCTTCGGACCTCGTAATCCACGCTGGGATAAATTGGAGGATGCTAGAGGGGTAGAGCTGATACCTATAGTGATCTTGGGCGGGGTACTGATCTTTTTCGGGTTCTTCCCCTCTTTGATGACCGATGTGATCCAGGTGGGGATTGCTCCATTGGTGGAAAAGGTTAGTTTAGCCGCGCAGGCTGCAGCGGCGGGGGGGATCTTTTGA
- a CDS encoding NADH-quinone oxidoreductase subunit N, with product MQWSLLSIEILTSLFGLLLLCLGLLLPKDQRKGIGYLTTAGLAVLLVILIGLRNLQGSFLGGMYLVDPLAIFFKGMFLLAAILVSLASHSLVSKLGYNQSEYYSLVVFATLGMMIMASAGDLISLYLGLELMTISFCILAAYERGNAKSAEAGIKYIILGAMSSAILLYGLSLVYGLTGTTILGEVASKLTSQPLSPSLLIAVAFVLVGLGFKISAVPLHMWAPDIYEGAPTPVTGFLAVGSKAAAMAALMRLYMTTFGATHAFWANIIIVLAVLTVVFGNLVAIPQTNIKRLLAYSSIGQAGFLLLGIVAYSSLGAAAIMFHSFIYVFANMGAFLVATSWGESTGSDQINAYRGMARREPFLAATMLFCLLSLAGIPPLAGFVSKFLLFTAVVARGYVWLAIVSILMSMVSVYYYLLVVKAMYLGEPAPSAPPVEVSSSAKLGMALSLLVVFLVGIYWNPLANLTLGVASAFVP from the coding sequence ATGCAGTGGTCATTGCTGAGTATCGAAATCTTAACGTCGCTGTTTGGGCTATTGCTTCTATGCCTAGGGTTGCTCTTACCAAAAGACCAGAGAAAGGGAATTGGCTATTTAACTACGGCTGGCCTTGCGGTGTTGCTGGTCATTCTCATTGGTTTGCGGAACCTACAGGGATCGTTCTTAGGCGGAATGTATTTGGTGGATCCCCTGGCCATCTTCTTTAAGGGGATGTTCCTGCTAGCTGCCATACTAGTTTCTCTAGCCTCCCATAGCTTGGTGAGCAAGCTTGGGTACAACCAAAGTGAGTACTACAGCTTGGTTGTATTTGCTACTTTAGGCATGATGATTATGGCATCGGCTGGCGACCTCATCTCTCTGTATCTGGGCTTGGAGCTTATGACTATAAGCTTTTGCATTTTGGCTGCCTATGAGCGCGGCAATGCTAAATCTGCCGAAGCCGGGATCAAGTACATTATCTTAGGGGCTATGTCATCGGCCATACTGCTTTACGGTCTGAGCTTGGTCTACGGCTTAACTGGCACCACGATACTTGGTGAGGTAGCCTCGAAGCTTACCAGTCAACCGCTGTCACCATCCCTTCTGATTGCTGTTGCTTTTGTCCTGGTGGGCTTAGGATTTAAGATCTCTGCTGTTCCCTTGCACATGTGGGCACCGGATATTTATGAGGGCGCTCCTACTCCCGTTACCGGGTTTTTGGCAGTTGGTTCCAAGGCGGCTGCTATGGCAGCTTTGATGCGGCTTTACATGACCACCTTCGGTGCCACCCATGCCTTTTGGGCCAATATTATCATAGTACTGGCAGTTTTAACTGTGGTATTTGGGAATCTGGTGGCCATTCCCCAAACCAACATTAAGCGACTACTGGCCTACTCGAGTATTGGCCAAGCAGGTTTCCTGCTTTTGGGTATTGTGGCCTACTCTTCCCTCGGTGCTGCAGCGATCATGTTTCACTCCTTTATTTACGTTTTTGCGAACATGGGTGCCTTTTTGGTGGCAACGTCTTGGGGTGAGAGTACTGGCAGCGATCAGATAAATGCGTATAGGGGCATGGCTCGGCGGGAGCCATTCTTGGCTGCTACCATGCTGTTTTGCTTACTGTCTTTAGCCGGGATCCCACCTTTGGCCGGGTTTGTCAGCAAGTTCCTGTTGTTTACAGCTGTAGTGGCCAGAGGCTATGTATGGCTGGCCATCGTTTCCATCCTGATGAGTATGGTTTCAGTTTATTACTATCTCCTGGTGGTAAAGGCCATGTACCTAGGTGAGCCAGCGCCATCAGCACCTCCGGTGGAAGTTTCAAGCAGCGCCAAGCTAGGTATGGCCCTGAGCCTTCTGGTGGTTTTCCTGGTGGGCATATATTGGAACCCGTTAGCCAACCTAACTTTGGGCGTAGCTAGCGCTTTTGTGCCGTAA